The genomic stretch cacagtccgtgagttcaagccctgcgtcaggctctgggctgatggctcagagcctggagcctgtttcccattctgtgtctccctctctctctgcccctcccccgttcatgctctgtctctctctgtccccaaaataaataaacgttgaaaagtaCTAGGAtgtagatgaggtcatgagggtggagcctccATAATAcaagtatgctttttttttttttttaagaatttatttattgaagCTCCGTGATTCGCACCCAACCATAGCTACTCCAGTCATGAGGGACAGACAACAGCTGGATCGGCGGCGAGTGGCCCACAGCATTTGCTTATAGTAGCGATGAGTTTGCCCCTCGACCCCAAACATTTCCTGAATGGATTAACAAGAAGGCCGGTAATGGTGAAACTTAAGGGGGAATGGAGTACAAAGGCTACCTTGGTATCTGTAGATGGCTATATGAACATGCAGCTTGCAAACACAGAAGAACACATAGACGGAGTATTGTCTGGACATTTGGGTGAAGTTTTTTAAGTCCTTTATACCAGGGGtgttgaagaagaggaagaagatggggAAATGAGAGAATAGCATCTTTTGTGaggaattttttatatttctagacaacaaactttttaaaaaaaaaaaaaaaaacttattttttaagtaatctcttcccccagtgcagggctcacactcacaaccccgaggtcaaactcacaatcccgagatcaagagtcacatgctcttctgactgagccagctgggcacccagGATTGCGATCTCTGCAAAAAGAAAGACCAGGGGTCTCTCCACCGGCACATGCTGAGGAGAGGCCATGTGAGTCACAGCAAGGAGG from Prionailurus viverrinus isolate Anna chromosome A2, UM_Priviv_1.0, whole genome shotgun sequence encodes the following:
- the LOC125158193 gene encoding small nuclear ribonucleoprotein F-like; this encodes MSLPLDPKHFLNGLTRRPVMVKLKGEWSTKATLVSVDGYMNMQLANTEEHIDGVLSGHLGEVF